The Streptomyces sp. HSG2 genome has a segment encoding these proteins:
- a CDS encoding TetR family transcriptional regulator, producing MRTVDGRVAGRRGQATRQKLLDCLSEMLGSSPYRDVKVIDVARRAGTSPATFYQYFPDVEGAVLEIAGDMAAEGAGLTELLEGRSWSGKAGWETAQDLVDGFMDFWKRNEAILRVVDLGAAEGDKRFYKLRMKILNSVNNSLADSVAELQAKGRVDKSVNPAAVAGSLVAMLAAVASHQKGFTSWGVKQAELKPNLALLVHLGVTGRKPTR from the coding sequence GTGCGTACCGTCGACGGCCGCGTGGCCGGTCGACGTGGGCAGGCGACCCGGCAGAAGCTGCTCGACTGCCTCAGCGAGATGCTCGGATCCTCCCCCTACCGGGACGTCAAGGTCATCGATGTCGCCCGTCGGGCGGGCACGTCGCCGGCGACGTTCTACCAGTACTTCCCGGACGTCGAGGGCGCGGTACTGGAGATCGCCGGGGACATGGCCGCCGAGGGCGCCGGTCTCACCGAACTGCTGGAGGGCCGGTCCTGGTCCGGCAAGGCGGGGTGGGAGACCGCCCAGGACCTCGTCGACGGGTTCATGGACTTCTGGAAGCGCAACGAGGCCATTCTCCGCGTGGTCGACCTCGGCGCCGCCGAGGGCGACAAGCGCTTCTACAAGCTCCGGATGAAGATCCTCAACTCGGTGAACAACTCGCTCGCCGACTCCGTCGCCGAGCTCCAGGCCAAGGGCCGCGTCGACAAGTCGGTGAACCCGGCGGCCGTCGCGGGCTCCCTCGTCGCCATGCTCGCCGCCGTCGCCTCGCACCAGAAGGGCTTCACCTCATGGGGCGTGAAGCAGGCCGAGCTGAAGCCGAACCTGGCGCTCCTGGTCCACCTAGGGGTCACCGGGCGGAAGCCGACGCGCTAG
- a CDS encoding VOC family protein, producing the protein MAENWASADPEGAPCWVEAQIPDVEAGKRFYGALFGWSFGATDHGGWWARLGGAPVAALTGKTDGRMPTAWTVYLRTPDAVALVGRVRDRGGRVVVPPRSVPGLGGAALVADPQGAVFGLWQPAGHPGFARGGEPGAFGWAELYTTDTEAADAFYGGLFPAALFGSGVDPCLGRVALSEVFPEEMPAHFLVHFEVADGEAALAAVTRLGGRVRVPPFETSYGGVAVVADDQGASFALLQR; encoded by the coding sequence ATGGCCGAGAACTGGGCATCCGCGGATCCGGAGGGCGCGCCCTGCTGGGTCGAGGCGCAGATCCCCGACGTCGAGGCGGGCAAGCGGTTCTACGGAGCCCTCTTCGGCTGGTCGTTCGGCGCCACCGACCACGGGGGCTGGTGGGCCCGGCTGGGCGGCGCGCCGGTGGCCGCGCTGACCGGCAAGACGGACGGCAGGATGCCGACCGCGTGGACGGTGTATCTGCGCACCCCGGACGCCGTGGCGCTGGTCGGGCGGGTCCGGGACCGGGGTGGGCGGGTGGTCGTGCCGCCGCGCTCCGTGCCGGGCCTCGGTGGGGCGGCGCTCGTGGCGGATCCGCAGGGCGCGGTGTTCGGCCTGTGGCAGCCCGCCGGGCATCCGGGGTTCGCGCGCGGTGGGGAGCCGGGTGCCTTCGGTTGGGCCGAGCTGTACACGACGGACACGGAGGCCGCCGACGCCTTCTACGGCGGTCTCTTCCCCGCCGCCCTGTTCGGGTCGGGCGTCGACCCCTGCCTGGGGCGCGTCGCCCTCTCCGAGGTATTCCCCGAGGAGATGCCGGCGCACTTCCTGGTCCACTTCGAGGTCGCGGACGGCGAGGCGGCGCTGGCCGCTGTCACCCGGCTCGGCGGACGGGTGCGGGTGCCGCCCTTCGAGACGTCGTACGGGGGAGTGGCGGTGGTCGCCGACGACCAGGGGGCGTCGTTCGCCCTGCTGCAGCGCTGA
- a CDS encoding PQQ-binding-like beta-propeller repeat protein encodes MVDQLTQQDPRRIGPFEVLGRLGAGGMGLVYLARSASGRRVAIKTVRTELAEDQLFRVRFTREVEAARAVSGFYTAAVVDADPRAAVPWLATAYVPAPSLEEIVHEHGPLPARAVRWLAAGVAEALHSIHGAGLVHRDLKPSNVLVVEDGPRVIDFGIASGVSNTRLTMTNVAVGTPAYMSPEQAKDSRSVTGASDVFSLGSTLVFAATGHAPFHGANPVETVFMLLREGPDLTGLPDELRPLIDACMRMEALGRPTPADLQSQLAPHLFGSGDDDSGTASAWLPERAVGLIEARRNGRPPTRPVTGHGRARTGRGTAPRPTVPPPPAHAPVAPRPVPVGGGGDPVRLAGAAVPIGPGPLVAEVRAAAVRTPPADIALAGSWSGPRSGTASAPPSPANPPEAPAPEAAAGGWRPWRFRMSNDVWGTPAVSDDLVYVTSFEVHALDTGTGRRRFKTRDVAWSLSVADGRVHASDGPTLYALDAREGTDLWRCRADAWVYSLRSGRGTVLTGSRGGGVQAWDAAAGRKLWEVTGAQTDFESPEAGPALHDDVAYLRQDSRLRALDARTGEERWSYPVGDAAACGGVPVRVAHGSDGRAYVCAGTRVVSLDVATGRVEWTFEAPAAFLSPPTPVPAVAGGGVYLADHLGTVYALDAADGRDRWRIATEARSSVEPVLVAAGHVHVGSGRGLYTLDAVTGTPKWRFQVGGEIAGGPAVAEGRIHFGSTDHLLYTLKADDGRLKWKLATGGEITGSPVVRDGVVYACSKDRCVYALDAERGTGTARAS; translated from the coding sequence GTGGTGGATCAGCTGACGCAGCAGGACCCGCGGCGGATCGGGCCGTTCGAGGTGCTGGGGCGGCTCGGGGCCGGTGGGATGGGGTTGGTGTATCTCGCGCGGTCGGCGTCCGGCCGACGGGTGGCCATCAAGACGGTTCGGACGGAGCTCGCCGAGGACCAGCTGTTCCGGGTCCGCTTCACCCGGGAGGTGGAGGCGGCTCGCGCTGTCTCCGGCTTCTACACGGCGGCCGTCGTCGACGCCGATCCGCGTGCCGCCGTGCCGTGGCTGGCCACCGCCTACGTCCCGGCGCCCTCCCTGGAGGAGATAGTGCACGAGCACGGGCCGCTCCCGGCGCGGGCGGTGCGCTGGCTCGCGGCGGGCGTCGCCGAGGCGTTGCACTCGATCCACGGGGCCGGGCTGGTCCATCGGGATCTGAAGCCCTCCAACGTGCTCGTCGTCGAGGACGGTCCTCGGGTGATCGACTTCGGTATCGCCTCCGGGGTCTCGAACACTCGGCTGACGATGACGAACGTCGCTGTCGGCACCCCCGCCTACATGTCACCCGAACAGGCGAAGGACTCCCGTAGCGTCACCGGGGCGAGCGACGTGTTCTCGTTGGGCTCGACGCTCGTCTTCGCCGCCACCGGGCATGCCCCGTTCCACGGCGCCAATCCGGTGGAGACCGTCTTCATGCTGCTCAGGGAGGGCCCGGACCTGACCGGCCTGCCCGACGAACTGCGTCCACTGATCGACGCCTGCATGCGGATGGAGGCGCTGGGCCGGCCCACACCCGCCGACCTCCAGTCGCAGCTCGCCCCACACCTCTTCGGATCGGGGGACGACGACAGCGGCACGGCGTCGGCCTGGCTGCCCGAGCGGGCGGTCGGGCTGATCGAGGCCCGCCGCAACGGCCGTCCGCCGACCCGGCCCGTCACCGGGCACGGACGGGCCCGGACGGGCCGTGGAACCGCCCCGCGTCCCACCGTCCCGCCGCCTCCGGCGCACGCCCCGGTCGCGCCTCGGCCGGTGCCGGTCGGCGGGGGCGGCGATCCGGTGCGGCTGGCGGGGGCCGCCGTGCCGATCGGCCCCGGGCCCCTGGTGGCCGAGGTGCGTGCCGCCGCCGTGCGGACGCCCCCGGCGGACATCGCCCTGGCGGGGTCCTGGTCGGGCCCCCGCTCCGGGACGGCCTCCGCGCCGCCCTCGCCCGCCAACCCGCCCGAGGCGCCCGCCCCGGAGGCGGCGGCGGGTGGCTGGCGGCCGTGGCGCTTCCGGATGTCCAACGACGTCTGGGGCACCCCGGCCGTCTCCGACGACCTCGTCTACGTCACCTCCTTCGAGGTGCACGCCCTGGACACGGGGACCGGCCGGCGCCGCTTCAAGACCCGTGACGTCGCGTGGTCGCTGTCGGTGGCCGACGGCCGCGTCCACGCCTCCGACGGGCCGACGCTCTACGCCCTGGACGCGAGGGAGGGCACCGACCTGTGGCGGTGCCGGGCGGACGCCTGGGTGTACTCGCTGCGCTCCGGTCGGGGCACGGTCCTGACCGGCTCACGCGGCGGCGGGGTCCAGGCGTGGGACGCCGCCGCCGGTCGGAAGCTGTGGGAGGTGACGGGGGCGCAGACCGACTTCGAGTCCCCGGAGGCCGGTCCGGCCCTCCACGACGACGTGGCCTACCTGCGCCAGGACTCGCGGTTGCGTGCGCTGGACGCCCGCACCGGAGAGGAGCGCTGGTCCTACCCGGTGGGCGACGCCGCCGCCTGCGGGGGCGTCCCCGTGCGGGTGGCGCACGGCTCCGACGGCCGCGCCTATGTCTGCGCGGGGACGCGGGTCGTGTCGCTGGACGTGGCGACCGGCCGGGTGGAGTGGACGTTCGAGGCGCCCGCCGCCTTCCTCTCGCCGCCGACGCCGGTGCCGGCCGTCGCCGGCGGTGGCGTCTACCTCGCCGACCACCTCGGCACCGTCTACGCCCTCGACGCCGCCGACGGCCGGGACCGTTGGCGCATCGCCACCGAGGCCCGCTCGTCCGTCGAGCCGGTGCTGGTCGCGGCGGGCCACGTCCATGTCGGCAGCGGCCGGGGTCTGTACACGCTGGACGCGGTCACCGGCACCCCGAAGTGGCGTTTCCAGGTGGGTGGCGAGATCGCCGGCGGCCCCGCCGTGGCGGAGGGGCGCATCCACTTCGGCTCCACCGACCACCTGCTGTACACGCTCAAGGCGGACGACGGCCGGCTCAAGTGGAAGCTGGCCACAGGCGGTGAGATCACCGGGTCGCCGGTGGTCCGCGACGGCGTCGTCTACGCGTGCAGCAAGGACCGCTGCGTCTACGCGCTGGACGCGGAGCGTGGCACCGGGACGGCCCGCGCGAGCTGA